Proteins encoded within one genomic window of Micromonospora halotolerans:
- a CDS encoding DUF6893 family small protein: protein MRKLLVLLAGAAVVGMFWKELPALRRYIKIEKM from the coding sequence GTGCGGAAGCTGTTGGTGCTGCTGGCCGGCGCGGCCGTCGTCGGGATGTTCTGGAAGGAACTTCCCGCGCTGCGACGCTATATCAAGATCGAAAAAATGTGA
- a CDS encoding DUF5947 family protein has product MTTGALQRVIRRARQRVTVERCGMCAGPVGPEHRHVWDEQDGELMCACTPCSLLFERESAGGGRYQLVPTRGRRLPDLSADELGVPVGLVFFVKQRDGRVLGHYPSPLGTTESEVDAGAWRAVEARSPELAELVPRVEAFLAWTGNRRDGGQQWVLPVDDCFRLVALIRRHWTGMSGGSAVWREISRFFDELGRRHGRPSGHD; this is encoded by the coding sequence GTGACGACGGGTGCCCTGCAGCGGGTGATCCGGCGCGCGAGGCAGCGCGTGACCGTCGAACGCTGCGGCATGTGCGCCGGGCCGGTCGGTCCGGAGCACCGGCACGTGTGGGACGAGCAGGACGGGGAGCTGATGTGCGCCTGCACGCCGTGTTCCCTGCTCTTCGAACGCGAGTCGGCCGGCGGCGGCCGGTACCAGCTCGTCCCCACCCGCGGCAGACGGTTGCCGGACCTGTCCGCCGACGAACTCGGCGTGCCGGTCGGTCTGGTGTTCTTCGTCAAGCAGCGCGACGGCCGGGTGCTCGGGCACTATCCGAGCCCGCTCGGCACGACGGAGTCGGAGGTCGATGCCGGCGCCTGGCGGGCCGTGGAGGCGCGATCACCTGAGCTGGCCGAGCTGGTGCCGCGGGTCGAGGCTTTCCTGGCATGGACGGGCAACCGGCGCGACGGCGGCCAGCAGTGGGTGTTGCCGGTCGACGACTGTTTCCGGCTCGTCGCGCTCATCCGCCGCCACTGGACGGGCATGTCGGGGGGAAGCGCCGTGTGGCGGGAGATTTCCCGGTTCTTCGACGAACTCGGTCGACGACATGGTCGGCCGTCAGGCCACGACTGA
- a CDS encoding HypC/HybG/HupF family hydrogenase formation chaperone translates to MCLGIPGEIVEIKAGHDDLAIVDVVGVRRAINIGLLGPDQIGIGDWVLVHVGFAMSKIDEAEAAATLAMLNGLGQPYTDELQALAESDIS, encoded by the coding sequence ATGTGTCTTGGGATCCCAGGCGAGATCGTCGAGATCAAGGCCGGCCACGACGACCTGGCCATCGTCGACGTCGTGGGCGTTCGGCGGGCGATCAACATCGGCCTGCTCGGTCCGGACCAGATCGGTATCGGTGACTGGGTGCTCGTCCATGTCGGCTTCGCCATGTCGAAGATCGACGAGGCCGAGGCGGCCGCGACGTTGGCCATGTTGAACGGTCTCGGCCAGCCGTACACCGACGAGCTGCAGGCGCTCGCCGAATCCGACATCAGTTAG
- the hypD gene encoding hydrogenase formation protein HypD: MRFVDEYRDADKAQALATEIAALCEPGRQYKFMEVCGGHTHTIYKHGIEDYLPESVALVHGPGCPVCVIPMGRVDDAIAIANEPGVIMTAFGDMMRVPGGSGSFLDAKAAGADIRMVYSPLDALKIARTNPDRKVVFMAIGFETTSPSTAMTVLRAAAEGIDNFSVFCNHVTILPAIKAILDSPDLRLDGFLGPGHVSTVIGCRPYEFIARDYGKPLVCAGFEPLDLLQSVYLLLKQLADGRCEVENQYTRVVPWDGNLRALEAIGRVMQLRPYFEWRGLGFISHSALRMREEYAAYDAERLFDVPGVRVADPKACQCGEVLKGVLKPWECKVFGTACTPETPIGTCMVSSEGACAAYYNFGRFTRQRLAEATRV, encoded by the coding sequence ATGCGTTTCGTCGACGAGTACCGCGACGCGGACAAGGCCCAGGCGTTGGCCACCGAGATCGCCGCGTTGTGCGAGCCCGGACGGCAGTACAAGTTCATGGAGGTCTGCGGCGGCCACACGCACACCATCTACAAGCACGGGATCGAGGACTACCTGCCGGAGAGCGTCGCGCTGGTGCACGGGCCGGGCTGCCCGGTCTGCGTCATCCCGATGGGCCGGGTGGACGACGCCATCGCCATCGCCAATGAGCCGGGCGTCATCATGACGGCGTTCGGCGACATGATGCGCGTCCCGGGTGGCAGCGGGTCGTTCCTGGATGCCAAGGCGGCCGGTGCGGACATCCGGATGGTGTACTCGCCGCTGGACGCTCTGAAGATCGCGCGGACCAACCCGGACCGCAAGGTGGTCTTCATGGCGATCGGGTTCGAGACCACCTCGCCGTCGACCGCCATGACCGTGTTGCGGGCGGCCGCCGAGGGCATCGACAACTTCTCGGTCTTCTGCAACCACGTCACGATCCTTCCGGCGATCAAGGCGATCCTCGACTCACCGGACCTGCGCCTCGACGGTTTCCTCGGGCCGGGGCACGTCTCCACCGTGATCGGCTGCCGGCCGTACGAGTTCATCGCCCGTGACTACGGCAAGCCGCTGGTGTGCGCGGGGTTCGAACCGCTGGACCTGCTGCAGTCGGTCTACCTGCTGCTCAAGCAGCTCGCCGACGGGCGCTGCGAGGTGGAGAACCAGTACACCCGGGTGGTGCCCTGGGACGGCAATCTGCGGGCGCTGGAGGCGATCGGCCGGGTCATGCAGTTGCGCCCGTACTTCGAGTGGCGCGGCCTCGGTTTCATCTCGCACTCGGCGCTGCGGATGCGGGAGGAGTACGCGGCGTACGACGCTGAGCGGCTGTTCGACGTGCCCGGGGTGCGGGTAGCGGACCCGAAGGCCTGCCAGTGCGGCGAGGTGCTCAAGGGAGTGCTCAAGCCCTGGGAGTGCAAGGTTTTCGGCACCGCGTGCACGCCCGAGACGCCCATCGGCACGTGCATGGTGTCCTCGGAGGGCGCCTGCGCGGCCTACTACAACTTCGGCCGCTTCACCCGACAGCGGCTCGCGGAGGCGACACGCGTATGA